AAGTATCCTGTCGTGCTACGCGAGGACGAGACTGGCGGATATGTCGTGGAGTGCCCGATTATTCCGGGCTGTGTTTCAGAAGGCGATACAGTTGAGGAAGCACTGGCAAACATTCGAGAGGCCATAGAAGGACTGGTGGAAACACGGCGTGAACTCGGTTTGCCAGAAACGCTTGATATGAAGTACGTGGAGGTCTGACATGCCGGAGTTACCAAACGTCTCCGGCAAAGATGCTTTGAAGGCATTCCTGCTGGCCGGGTGGACAGTAAAACGTATCAATGGTTCTCACCATATCGTACACAAGCCGGGACACGATCCGTTTCCCATCCCCATTCATGGAAACAGGGACTTAAAACCCGGTACACTGCGAAGCATGATTAAGAGTTCTGGCATGACAGTAGATGAATTCGTGAATCTCTTAAAACAACTATAAAAGCCGACCCCGCCAGAATGCGAGATCGGCTTTTATAGTTGTTTTACGCTGGTTGCAATTCATGCACAGTGTATCCGTCTGTTGTAGTCAACAACCGACCAAGCGGTTCCATCGTCTCCGTATTCATCAACATCACAGGAGCAGAGCGCAACTCAAGTCGCACGCCAAGGGCGTTTGACAGTTCGCATAGCTCCTCAACAAATCCTTGAACATCCCGCGCTCTCTGCGGTGCCTCAGTGTCCTCGTGCTTCGTGGAACGCGGCTTATGCGCCGTATAGAGGCCACAAACGTAAGCAAGAGAACGTCCAAGTTCCTTGCCGCTTTTCACGTCCTGAATCCGCGCCCCATCCCAAACTTCAACCAACGCCACACCGAACCTTGCCGACAACTCGTCCAACGCTACCAGCCATTTATCCGCTTTACTCATCCGTCGTTTCGTCACTGCCACCACTCTCCCTTACACCTACCCGACTTCCGCATGACACCTCAAAGTTCTGGCCCACGCGGTCTTGGCGGGCGCGGAGTTCTCTCGTTGACCCTCGCAACCCTTCGCCCTTGCTGTGGTGCTTGCCTACGCTGCGACCGCTGTTCGCGCTGCATTCCCTCCACCTCGATGCGATGCTGGCGTTCCTGTTCAAGCGGCGTCACGTTACTTGGCAGTGTTCTTCGGTGAGGTTGTGGTGGACGTGTTGACACGGGTGCCACGGCCTCAGAATTCGGTTGTGGTGCGTTCTGTGATGCCACCTGCCCATTTATATTTATGTCATTTTGAAGGGTGGGAGCCTCTAAGGGACTTGAAGAAGCCTCTGAAGCTGCGCCGTTCTCACCCATCTTCGGCAAGGGTTTCTCAGCAGATAACCGGGCCTGGCTGGATGCTGGTTCGGGTTCCGGTTGCGCTTCGGGGTTGAATCCACTTGCGAGAGTAGGTTGTGCTGGTTGTGCTGGTTGTTCAGGTTCTCGTGCTCGTTCTGGCGGTGTCACACTGGTCGGATGGCTTTGCTGCTGCGATGTAGTGTCAACATCTTGCACCTGTGGCACGTTGAAACCTTCAGCCAGAGTCGGCGTAATGACCTCCGCTTCGTCACGCCGTGGCCGCGCGACTACTGGCGGCTCGATGGCGATTTCCTTTCCGTGTGCATCCGTAACCACCGTTTGAGTTTGCTGGCCATCGGGCGTCACCATCGTCTTACGCTGCTTGTCATCGCCGTTTCCCGCGTCTGCTGGCGGCGCGGCTGGTGGGTTGTCAGGCGGATCATTCGGTGAAGTTGCAGCATCAGCTAGTTTTGGTCGCGACGTTAAGGCACTGACGGAACGATGCAACGCCCTTACGCTGTGTTTATGCAACTTGCCCTCCAGCCCTCGCGCACGTTCTTCACGGCGACGAATGCGCTCTTCGTGGGTCAAAGGTGGTTCCGGGTTGCTCAGGCTGTCAAAATGCCGTTGAACCGCATTCCCCAAGGCGGTTCTCAGGTCTTTTGAATTTCTCACAAACTTCTGGCGTTTAGCGGCACTTTCGGAATCTTTGAAGCCGTCCGCTAAATGCGATGAATTACCACTTACCGGCTTCTGCTCATGTGGCATTGTGAATTGCGGTTGCTCGTCACTACCAATCACACGATGAGCGTCAGCCGCCCTGTGGCTTATCGGCAAGTTCACATGATGTTGTTCCTCATGCACTTCCATGTGGTTAAAATGCTCCGACAGCTTGCCTTTACCATGGATAGTCGTACCTTTAAGGGTGCGGCGACCGCCGCCGTGCTCCCCTGCTTCAGCCTGCTGTTGCAAGTATTCATCGACGGTCAACGGGCGGTTCTGTGTGTCAACGCCTCGAACGGAGTCAGACAGCGGATTCACCGCTATGCTGAATACCTTTTGCCTGTAAATCATGGCGGCAGCAAACAGAATCGAATCAACGAGAAACCCTAGCATCATGCTGGCTTCCGAGCTTCCGATGCTGACCGTGATTATCCCTGCAACGCTAAACAAGAGGGCCGCATACACGGCGTTACCCAACCTCTCAACCTGATGCCCGACAGCTTCCCGCGCCCAATTCGCCGTAATGCGCCATCCGATTTCGGGAACGAACGCCATCGGAACAGTCACTATCCCCATCAAGACAGTAACGATAAAAAGTAACTCCCGGACGAAAAGCTGGAAGCCCACGTAGCAGAGGAAGATCACGGGTGTAATGAGCAGTAATAGCTCGATGACAAGAAAAGGAATCATGGAGAACGGGTTGGCAGCTAACACAGCGTTGTCGCTCATCTGTGGGTTTACAAAAGGCTGCTTTGCTGTTGTTAAGATGTTTTCCAAGTCTGACCGCCCTTGCGAGTTGGTGGTATCCAAAAACAATCGAACCCAGTTGGTCGGGTAATTCACTCCATTTATCGTTTCTGTGGTTGGAAGCGGTTCTTGGCCGGGATTCGGATTCGTTACTGTGGGATCAGGCTGATAGGTGTACTGCTGGTTGTTTAGCAAGTTCGGGTTGACGTTAAAATCGTTAATATTTCCTGAAATCTGCCCAAATTGCCCATACTCCCACGGAAAGACGACGTAGTTGTTCCACAGCACATCGTATTCGCTCCCAACGCTCGTTCCTACTGTACTTGCGACTGCCGACGACGCTGTATCTGTGACAAGGTTTCCGGCTCCGTTGACCCATGAAAAGACGTTGCCAAAATCAAAGAAAAAGAAAGTTACCAGCCCTGTCGCGAGAAGCGTGCTGACTATCCCAGTCAACATCTTTGCGTGATGACCAACGACATATTTCCAAGCCAAATAGCCGACCATCATCATGACGAGGAAAGGGAGAAACCGCAAAAACACGTCGTTGTATCCGCTCTTGAAAACTCCTGATATGCGGGTCACGACAGGATCAGTAATCCATGAAGGGTCACTGAATTTTGACGAAATCAAGATCGCGATGTGCAAAATCCACGAAATCAACTCTAGCAGGGTGTTTGCAACAAAAGAAAACACGCCTCGGGAAATATTGGCCCCGAAATTGTACCAGTGCGAGTTGTTGGGTAAAGTCCACTGATAGGCCGATGGATCGGGGAGATTCCAATTCGGGAATGCCGTGTCCTTGGCACTAAAAAGCCCCGTTCCTGCGGGCGTTGAAGCGATGTTGGTTGCAATGGTGCTTGCCGTTCCGCCGCCTGATATAATCCTCATTGTGTTGCACCTCCTGTCAGATTGAAAAACCCCCGGTTAGGGGGTTCCGATGTTTGTCCATTTGCCGTTCAACCAAGCGTCTACAGCGTAGCTGGTGCTATACAGTCCGTGGCTCATCACTTGGGCCTGCACGGCTTTAGATGGGATGTTATCTGCCCGCAGAAGCGCGATTGCTAAGGCTGCGCGAGACGCTTGGTTGCCGCTTCCACTTGCCAACGTCTGGTCGGCTCTTGCGGGTTGAGCTTGGTTTGTAGCGTGGATGTGTCGCTTGACCCACTGCATTGTCGCGGATGCAACCGCTTTTGTTCGTGCAGGCTCGGTTTCGTCGACGCTCGATGCGATGGCATGGGCTTGATTCGCCACTGTCGGGATGTTGGAGTCCATGAGGTACGACGGCAGTAGGTCTAGCTGCTGCTCCGATAAGGCTGGCCCTTTAACTGTTGCATCAACGTTTTCAATCATTTTTGAGCCATCTGTGACTGCAACACTCGTTTTTCCCGTCCAAGGGACAGTGAGCGTGTCTTGAATGTTGCCATCGGACACGGGAACAGCGTACTGATATAAGTTGCCCACTGGACTTAATAATGTCACCTGCGCGATGCCACTGTCCTGCGTTCCAGTCTTTGTGTCGATACGGACTGTGTGTCCAGTAGATGTGATGTTTGCCACTGGTGTTTGCGTCGGTGTATTTTGTTTGGTTGGTACTTGTCCACATCCAGTTAGTCCAACAAACGCACCCAAGGCGATTACGCTTGTAGCGATCAGTCGTTTTTTCATTTGCGAAAACCTCCCTTTGTCCTACCAGTGCTTGTATGACAAAAACCGCCTCCAGTCGGGGTTTCGAGTGAAAAACAGCGTCCGGCGAATGTGCCGAACGCTGTGAAGTGTCGCAAGGTTTATTATGGGCCGTCCTTTGCAGGTGTAGTGCCTACATAGGTTTGACCGTTCGCAGTGGTGCTGTGAATCTGGTTCATGTACCACGCGGGGTAGCTGAACAAACAAACCATGCTAGGTACGTTGTAGGTGACGGTTCCTGCCGTGGTGTTGATTTGCACTTGCACCGATATGTGCGCCCCGTTGTTGAAGGCCGTTTGTGGCGACGAACTGAGCGACCAGTTCGCGAGTTCGGGGCCGGACGCGCCCAATACGTGCTTAGGAATCTGGCTCCACGCTGAGACGAATTCTTCCGCGTCACTCGGTGGGGTTAGATTTTGGAACTGCGTTCCTTGGTTGTAAAGGGTAGACCCGTTCAGTATGAGTTTTTGGCTCCACTGCCGCTTCGCCCCGTCCGATGGATTGATCATCGTGTACAAAACGCTGCCCGACTGAGGAATTGCATCAGGGCTTCCGACCCACTTGACACGAAAACCCACTCCGCTGTCTGGTCTTGCCCATACCCAAGGCGATTGAGCAGAAGAACCATAGGAAAAATATTTTTGCCCCCGTATGATGAAACTCCCCGTAACTTGGCTGGCGTCCGGCCCGCCTTGCTCAAAGCCCGACCAGCCGTGAGCCGCGTTCAAAATTGACCAGAAACCGCCGGGATTTGCACCTAGCGACCACTGTTGAACGGACGTTGGAAGCCATAGGTAATTTGGGGTGCCGGGGTCGTATGACAATCCTGTAACCTGCCCTGAGCCGACTTGTGCAGGGTAGTATTTTGATTCTGGCGTTTGAACGTCTTGGCAGTACCAAAACACATAACGACGATGCTTTGCGGGGCCAACCCAGTGATAACGCGGTGTCGGTGTGTTCAATACCCACTTGAGCGTTTGGTTGCCCCCGCCATCGTTTACCCACTGTTGCCCGGAGATATATGGGGCTGGACAGATACCACCACCACCGCCACCAGTACCACCTCCTGAATTAGTCCACGAAGCTGTCACCGCGTTACTTGGTACACTGGTTCCCGTAGTTTCATCGTAGAGGTACGCCGTGTACTGTTCGCCGCTCAATGAGGTCTGGCTGTCAGCCGTGGTCGAAAAAGTAGTCTGCGTGCCAAATGACGAGGATGCTTGTGCTCTACCACTTCCGATGGTGCTGCCGTTGTTGTCCTCGATGATGATTTGCCACTGGTGTCCGGCTGGCGGCGGTGTGTTGACAGTTGCGGTCAGATTGACTGCTGTGCCTATAGGTTCAATGGCTGTGTTACCACCGTTCACTGTTAGGGTTATTCCAGAAGTCGACTTACCATTGCCAACCGTGAAAGTGGCAGTAGCAGGACTTGCGGTAACCCTGTTGTAATAATCGGCTGCCCACAACTTTATCTTGTACTGGCCCGGTGCAAGAGTTCTGGGCAACCGAATGTAGTCCTGTTGATTTTGTGGGACGTTGCCAGTTCCCCAACCTGTTTCCCCCGTTCCATCGACCCAGTAGTGCCAGCGCGGGGCGACACTGCCGGGGTCATTGTTGCCGCCGTTTACCTCCGTCATTTTGGGGCTGGTCGGGTCGCCGGGGGTCTGGTACACCGTATGGCTGCTTGTCGCAGTATTTTGTAAATGAATCGCAGTCGCCGGGACGACGGGTGTGCCATTAGGCCCATCAACTTCCACATACTCCCAATGATACGTTGAATGGTAGGTCTGGATGGCAACTTCGTTGTTAAAGTAGATTTTTTCCCCGGCTTTGCCAGTGATGGTCTGCGGCGGAACAACGACTTTAGCCTGCGGTGCGTAAGTCCAAAAGAATTTCGGCCCCTCGGTAGTTCCTATTCCTGCATACCTGCCACTGAACGCGCCCCCCGCGTCAGAAATGAGTGTTGGGAGGTCGTAGGTTGTGATGGTGTTGCCGCCGTTGAACAAGTTGCTCTTCGCCCAAATAGCTTTTTGTTGTTCTACCTCACCGCGTAGAAAGGTATCGAATTGCGATTCTGTTGCCCCACCAGAACCGCCGTATCCGTCTACAGCATCGATCCACGGAGTGATTAAAGTTGAAGTAATTTGTTCGTAACCGTTATTCCCTTGCAGCCTCGTTCCGGCACTGTCTGCGGTGATGTCAAAATGCAACAACCAAGCATTAGGACTAGAGAGGTTTTGCCCCGGCCCATCAACGGTCACTTTTTGGTCGATGTAATAGTCTGCGGTGGAAAATCCCCCAGTGTCCTTACTGGGAAGGTCTGTTGAGCTTGATTGCGGGTACAAAGTTGCTGGACTTCCCGTGACACCTCCGTTTGGAGTGGTTGGCGGTTGTCCCGGTTGCGCGTAGGAACTTATACCCCCGTCAGATTGTAAGGGAGTATTGGCAAATGAGTGCAACGCTGTGAGAATTCCAATCCCAGACACCAAAACGGCTAGAAATGAGAGATGGACAGGTTTATGCCTTGCAAAGGCAATGACTGTATTAGGTTTGCGGTGTTTTCTATGCTCCATTTCCGACTCACCTTCCTTCACCAAATCGCCGTCTGTACGACAAAAACCGCATTCTCGTAAACGAGAGAATGCGGTTTGAAAACATCTTTGTTTTTCATGTTCCTTGGTACTTAAATGCCCCCACTGACGGACGAAAACGGGTCATTGATACGATGCAACTAGCTGACCGTTATCCATCACCATTCCGCCGACTGCAAAACCTTGAGTCTGCCCATTGTAGTCGTACCCTACTGTTACCCCGCCACCGTTTGCATCTTTGATCAAAACCGATGAAGGAGCCAAAGCCTGTCCTCCAAACTGGCCGTTCAGGCTGTCGTACCCCAACGGCCCGCTAACAGTTGTCCACGTCTTACCGCTGTCCATCGAAACCTGCTCTGGGCTTGAGATTCCAGCTAGCTCGATAAAGTTCCCAGACGGAGTATGGCTGTCGCTGTAACCCGGAATCTGCGTCGTGAACGTACCGTTCTCGTAACTCGTGGTCGTCTGGTCGATCACCTTGATCGCGCTTCCCCAATCATTGGCATAGGTTTGCGCAGGGATATTCGTCTTCCAAAAGTGCGCATGGGCCGCAGGGCGGTAAACCAATTGATACTTGTTGCCACCGAGTGAAATGTAACCTCTCTCAATGGCTTGAAAGTTTCTCATCATCGTCGAAATGTCGCTCTGACTGAGGTTGCCCGTATCGTTGACGTTTTTTGTGAGTCCTGTAATTTGCGCAAATGATTGCAAAGAACCACCCGGCAAGTATGCGTTGTGTCCGGCTTGCAGACCCGAATACACCTCAAACGCCGTAGCAAGGTCGGTCAAAGTTACTGGATCATTTGCGCCAAAAGAACTCGCACTGTCTGGCGTGAAGAGCGGCGAACCTACCGACATTGAATCGGATGAACCTACTGGATTGACCCATGTGTAGCTACTAGTCAAACTACTGATCAGGGGCCAATCTGAGGCGGGTACGTCGCTGAATTTGTCCGCACCCGCGTTCGGGTTTGGCTTGATACCTGCCGCTTGTGCGAAAGCAAGAGCCGCTGCCAGCTTGGTATCTCCACTTGGTATGCTAGGCGTACTCGGGGGTGTCGCAGTGTAAGCCATCGTCCACGAAGTCCCGTCCCATCCGACCGTAATCCCAATGGCTTTAAGCGTTTTTTCGAGGTAGTAAACTGGCACATAGGTTGTCTCGATTGTTGTTCCCTCGTCCTTCGCGGTCTGTCGGGGTGCATAGGTCACAACTTGCCCGTTCACTTCGATCTTCATATTCAACGAATTGATAGCCATGGGAGTAGGCGGTGCCGGGTATGTGATGTTAAACGTACTTGGCACGGTAAGACTGAGAATTCCGTTACTACCGCCCCAACTCGGCGTGATGCCGAGCTTTTGCAAAGCCTCATCGACGTACCAGATTGGGAGGTAGCTCGTCTGAATACTCCCACCGCTGAACGGATCAGGTGAAACTAGATGCCCCGGATTTGCCACATCAGTGCCATTGATTTCGATTTTGGTTGGATAATACTTGGTTGTCGCAGCATTCGCAGTGGCTGGCAACGATGCCAACACACCTGCGGCTATCAAACCTGCTGAAAACGCCTTGAGAACGTGATTTCGTTTCATTTTGATCACTCCTTCACTTGAACTGAATCTGTATGACAAAACCACAATGACCCAATAGAAAAACGTGATAAAAAGGAGATAAAAAAGAGATAAAAAGGCGATAAAATGGGTTCTCGTTGCTCCTACTACGGCATGAGTCTCCTTCGGAGACATGGTTCTTGGTTACCGCCTCCGAGGTCTTCCCAACCTCTCCGGCTTTGCGTCTTGTTATGAGTCTGCTATGGCTCTTGGATCAGCTCGTCGCAACTGCTGCATCTGCAAGAAACTCTGCTACCTGATCCACCCTACAGACAAAGAACTGAACACCTTTACTGCTTAACCCTAAAACCCTGTTTTTCAGATACTGTTCACGCTCCCGTGTCTGAGCGACGAACAACACCCTCTCAGGTCGTCCCGACTGGGACAACAGCCGCTTGAATCGATGGCATCTGTCGTAGAGTTGACGAGAAAGCCTTGTCCCATCGTCCACGTCGATATGCCATTGGCCCGCCCCAGTTTGCACCCTCGCTGACGGGATTACTTCGGAGTCTTCAGGTCTGCTATGCCACTCCCATCCATTGACACCAAACTCATCGACGCAATGTACCAATACATCGTTGACTGCAATGTGGTAGCCGATTCGCTGACGAATTGGCTTTGCATCGTCCTCGCCAACTTGTTGAAGTCCCCTCTTGGACAAAGTGTAAATTGCTTCACCATTTCCAGACGTGTAATAGGTCTTGAGCCACCCCTTTTGTCGCAATTGATGCAACACTTGATCTGTCCGAGCACGTTGGATACACGGTGACAGCAAATAAAGCAACTGGTCACGCCGAACGGCTCCTGTGCCAATCACTGCCAGCACTCGCTCCGTAGAGGAATACGAGGTTTCTGGGTTTAGGTATTTGAGCATCATGTCGCTCCGCCTCCTTTGCCTCGTCTCCTCGTTTTTGGTGCTACATTGCCGACACTTTCATCGTCGCGCTGTTCCCCGGCTATTGCGCCCGTGGTAGAAGGAGGCGAGGTTTTTGGTGACAAATTCGCACTACTTATTGTTTTAGGTGTTGTTTTTGGTGACACATTCGCACCAAGAATCAATCCCTCTTCGGCTAAAGCCCGCATCACCGAGTAGATAGCATCGCGTGGGACTGGCGGTAACTGAACATCTTTTTTGTCACCAAAAACGTGTCCTTCCAATACCGTTGCAACCAGTTCTGAGATCGTCATCCCACGAACGTCGGACTCAGCCCTTAATGCTTCTGCAACTTCATCCGAGACATAGGTACTTATCTTTGCAACGCGCCGCCCTGCCGGGTCTTTGGGTGGCCTCCCTCGGCCTCTCTTGTCCGTCACGTAATGTCACCTCATTTGTCGCTTGCCGCCACTGAAAACGGACCCTGTGGGTATTCTGCAAATGGTGGAATCCAGATGTCCTCGGCATGAACCCTGACGTACCGTTCGCTTGCAGGTTTAGGGTGCGCCTGTCGGAGTCTATAACTCGCACAGTGTTTGGAGCGGTCGTTATCCACATCAAGCAAGTCCAAGTGGCACCAGTGATCGGCAAACGGCCCTTGTCCACCGGATGTGCGATTGAACAGGCAATTGCTACAAGCACGATTGAGCACGGTTCCTGCGCCAGACGTACTCCATCGAAGTATGCGACTATCGGCTCTTTCCCACAGCTTGAGGTCGCCATTTGCGACCAGTGACGCTAACAGTGTTCGCCCGTTTGTAGCGTCATAAATCAACGGTTCCTCGGCTTTACCGCCGTGGTTGTCCATATACACCCGGTCGCCAACAACGATGCTGACATCCTCACCCCTCATTGTGTGCGGCTCCGCCGCCTGAACTGCGCAGGCAAAACGTTTTTCGAGCCTCGTTTGGTCGTCCAACTGAGCGTAGTGCGACAGCGTTAAAAACGCGAGGACGGCATCCTCTCCCCTACATTGCACAAGAATGTCACCGGGGATTTGCGCTGCAATCGGGAAAACTAACGCCTCGCCTTGTACAGGACGATAGTAGCAACGCTCCACCATAGAGTCGAACTTGCCGCCCGTCCTAACGATTGCTCGATCCAGATCGATGATTGACACTTCCGTTCACATCCTCATTTTAAAGGACATATATTTCCTATTAAATATATAATACAGTCCAAATGTTGGCACGTCAAGGCGTTTTTTCAAGAATTTTCGTTCCTTAAAAATGCTCGTTTGCATACTTGATGACCCAGTGACAAGTCCTTGCCATTCGCGGGTTTGCGGGTCGCGGTTGAACAACGCACATAGTAGTTTTCCCCCCTCCCTGCGATGAATCTGGGTCAACAGGGGTCACGGGGTTCAAGGAACGGGAAACAGATGCTTGGTGGACGCGGGGTTTGCGGGTGGCGGTGTTTTAGGAGGTAAGGCAGATTTCGGCGTTCTCTGTGGAGTTTCGTAGGCTTCAATTGCAATCGCAGTTTCAGGGAGGCACGGTGACGGCGGTTCTGGCGTAAAGGTGTTTGGCAAGCTGGCATGAAGGCATGGCAGGGTTTCAGGGTTATGGAGTGGCGGAGAACGGGGTGTCAAACCCGTCAAGGGGGTGTCAAAGGTGGGGGTTTGACACCTTTTGCCTTACTCGCAGTAGGTTAAAAAAGTAGTGTCAAACCTGTCAAACCCTTTTTGCATACCATATATAGAAAACTAACTGCAAAATGTATTTTCGATTTTGATAGCCTCATTGAAGCGATCAAGAACAAAATATCTCATACGTATATATGGTGATCCGCAAAAAGGGGTTGACGGGTTTGACAACGCCCGTTCACCTAACTGCAAGTAGTTTAAGAGGTGTCAAACCCCCACCTTTGACGGGTTTGACACCTCTAAGCACGCAAAAACCCGGAGAACCTGTGGCAGTAGATTCTCCGGGTTTTTGAAGTTGTCAAAGGGTGTTAAAAGTCATCGGGTAGGCTACCGATAGCTTCGATGTGTTCATCTACAAGTTCCAAACCAAAATCGTTGAATCGGAAGAAGTACATATTTGGACGGACTTGAATTCCTCGCCGCCCGATTCGTCCTTGCTTTTGGATAGGCTTGCCTTTTTCATCCGTAAGAACAAATGGTTTTGACTCCTTCGCCCAAGCCGAAATCAGAGTAGTGTGGGAGCGTTGAAACTTGGCAAACAACTCCATGAGCTTCTGCGACTTTACACCGATCCAAAGCTCCCCATTCTTCTTGCGCACGCCTCCAAGGTATCCGCCATCCGGTTCCTTGTAGACTGGTTTCCCATCCTCCATAAAACCATCACTACGTTTAATTTCAAATGGAAAGAACTTGGTTTGATTGGATTGAACGTAGTCAATCAACTCGTTTTTGTGTTTTTTGGAGTCAATAAGCGTATCCGCTTGTTCGGTTTCATGCTCAATCAACTCCAAAAATGATTCGTCAACTCCACGGAACAGCATTTCCGCGATCTGCTCAGGCAGGCCGTATCCAAGCTCAATCAAGTATTTCAATCCGACTCGGGCCAACGCGACCATGTTCGCGCGACGTTCAAGCATAGAGCGGTTTTCAACGTTTTCTTGTATGACCTTGCAAGCAGCTTCGTACTGTTGAGTAAAGTCCGCTTCAACCTTGGCTTTCAGAGCGGCCCATGACCCGCCCACCACCTCAATTAACATGCGAACCATCTCACGCCCACCATTGCCATGATGCTTTGATAACTCTTGTTTCAGTTTTTCAACGTCTCGCTTAACCCCTTTGCGCGTTTGCTCATTGGTTTTATCGCTGTGTGGATCAGGAAACGGTGGATCGAACGAAAAAATCCGTTGCAACTCCCCCTGTTTCGCCGTTGCCGGAGTAACAAATTTCTCATTATTCGCAAGCAACATCGTCCCATAAATGCGCGGGTTTCCGCGCAGGCCGCCGCTCTTCGTACCCATCAACTTGCCGCCACCGTCACCAAGAATATGCAACAGTATTGCAGGGTCAGCGTTATTATCCCTCGCTTTTTGTTCTCCGGCTTGAGCCTCTTGCCAAACAGAAGGCAGGTCAGACCGCAAGATAAACTGCTTTGTGGCCCCAAACTGCGTTGTTTGAAATGTACGCACGCTATGGGGATCGCCGTATATCGAGAACGCCGCCTGAACAGTTGTGCTCTTGCCAGTGTTCGTCCCTGCACTAACGTACTCGGTGCAACTTCCAAACATATCCACTAAACCAGCTAGTTTCGCAGGACGCATCAAGACGGATGCTGCGGCTATTCCAACAGCAAAGGCCAGCTTTTCGTATTTGAACATCATACTGACCAGTGCTTCACCTTC
The Alicyclobacillus curvatus genome window above contains:
- a CDS encoding replication-relaxation family protein, which gives rise to MMLKYLNPETSYSSTERVLAVIGTGAVRRDQLLYLLSPCIQRARTDQVLHQLRQKGWLKTYYTSGNGEAIYTLSKRGLQQVGEDDAKPIRQRIGYHIAVNDVLVHCVDEFGVNGWEWHSRPEDSEVIPSARVQTGAGQWHIDVDDGTRLSRQLYDRCHRFKRLLSQSGRPERVLFVAQTREREQYLKNRVLGLSSKGVQFFVCRVDQVAEFLADAAVATS
- a CDS encoding type II toxin-antitoxin system HicA family toxin translates to MPELPNVSGKDALKAFLLAGWTVKRINGSHHIVHKPGHDPFPIPIHGNRDLKPGTLRSMIKSSGMTVDEFVNLLKQL
- a CDS encoding DUF927 domain-containing protein codes for the protein MMSPSTALRIVLTNEISDPSRYFPATSPSVHKNNGQAAKNSQTVQNEAGEGSMDIQKAANEMHNTYTQVGATVEAVIDVTEEDAEGNTTTSTGTQEQSTYQQPNFRLAADNITPLIEQSKALEEKLRNGTDGHDVMHEVLRVLTDIRKLDPIRYGIEIDRLVAAENAGKKRGQAKFSEKKLEQALKTFAEREAAEILTKMTTVGEVWPDAPEEHHELPLPSGYKYSDDGVEKFVSTAQGNIGFEEVSSQPSYMAGWREDITTGEIQAVIRTRTRNRGWIEITCAPSDFSDKRKTADLRNVGCDFSEEATFGKFLLAAYTLIRTRFGLEPELGTSRLGWHEVNDQLFFVFPEQSFGAMPVKLMDDNPDVRTDFSVCGDLQTEGEALVSMMFKYEKLAFAVGIAAASVLMRPAKLAGLVDMFGSCTEYVSAGTNTGKSTTVQAAFSIYGDPHSVRTFQTTQFGATKQFILRSDLPSVWQEAQAGEQKARDNNADPAILLHILGDGGGKLMGTKSGGLRGNPRIYGTMLLANNEKFVTPATAKQGELQRIFSFDPPFPDPHSDKTNEQTRKGVKRDVEKLKQELSKHHGNGGREMVRMLIEVVGGSWAALKAKVEADFTQQYEAACKVIQENVENRSMLERRANMVALARVGLKYLIELGYGLPEQIAEMLFRGVDESFLELIEHETEQADTLIDSKKHKNELIDYVQSNQTKFFPFEIKRSDGFMEDGKPVYKEPDGGYLGGVRKKNGELWIGVKSQKLMELFAKFQRSHTTLISAWAKESKPFVLTDEKGKPIQKQGRIGRRGIQVRPNMYFFRFNDFGLELVDEHIEAIGSLPDDF
- a CDS encoding type II toxin-antitoxin system HicB family antitoxin, translated to MKYPVVLREDETGGYVVECPIIPGCVSEGDTVEEALANIREAIEGLVETRRELGLPETLDMKYVEV